In Ciona intestinalis unplaced genomic scaffold, KH HT000166.1, whole genome shotgun sequence, a single window of DNA contains:
- the tbx6a gene encoding T-box transcription factor Ci-Tbx6a (The RefSeq protein has 11 substitutions compared to this genomic sequence) — MEERSCLRKTGDMLDVNTSSNLTEMVAPAAVCNFRPDLNTSGLREMPYARNLQRPRGEPLLEQSNPYISKFDSNPNSGSILTVDSSHPPNLSGGIYRQHSFTNAPTLNPDANLKVELCDRKLWQEFSNVGTEMIVTKAGRRMFPGYRVNISGMEPDANYCVMMDIVNVDEHRYKFQQGEWMVAGKGELHSPQRMFLHPDSPSPGRKWMNDIISFYKIKLSNSVNGRSTDKIVLNSMHRYQPRIHIVRTDDVNTLHLQPMSTFAFPQTVFVTVTAYQNGQVTKLKINNNPFAKGFRDNGGRSNKTNRSSSGRGSIGLVQPSNEEENTKEPHSEETRNSQTRKRKANKLEYPIESEHKLMHYSYQSEYNTNKTVPLDRLNTAAVVGATTGYPFYSYPQAIHHTPTAPHPLLHYPPPMRNLFSEQSHEPASTLPLSRFGIPPTYEYHNLYNPFHFQIPNPSTHTPFVPVSGVTSETEQKYDFPSKHDLDSSTLTNTSPTNAQSIYSMLHANTNWNNPFNVSKTNSEY, encoded by the exons ATGGAGGACAGCAGTTGTTTGAGAAAAACAGGAGATATGTTAGACGTAAATACGAACAGCAACCTGACTGAAATGGTTGCACCGGCAGCAGTTTGCAACTTTAGACCAGATTTAAATACATCGGGTTTGCGTGAAATGCCATACGCAAGGAATTTACAACGGCCAAGAGGTGCACCGCTGCTTGAACAGTCAAATccatatatttcaaaatttgacTCAAATCCAAATTCAG GTTCGATTTTAACCGTTGATTCAAGCCACCCACCCAATCTTTCTGGTGGGATATATCGACAACATTCTTTCACGAACGCTCCCACTTTAAACTCGGATGCCAATCTTAAAGTTGAACTTTGCGATCGAAAATTATGGCAAGAGTTTTCAAACGTTGGGACAGAAATGATAGTAACGAAAGCAGGGAG acGAATGTTTCCTGGCTATCGAGTAAATATATCTGGAATGGAACCGGATGCTAATTATTGCGTCATGATGGACATTGTAAACGTAGACGAACATAGATATAAATTCCAG CAAGGCGAATGGATGGTGGCAGGTAAAGGAGAGCTTCATTCACCACAGAGAATGTTTCTTCATCCTGATAGTCCATCACCGGGTAGAAAATGGATGAATGacataatttctttttataaaatcaaattatcAAACTCCGTAAACGGTCGATCCACAGACAAG ATCGTTCTGAACTCCATGCATCGGTATCAACCTCGTATCCACATCGTTCGTACTGATGACGTCAATACTCTGCATCTTCAACCGATGTCAACTTTCGCTTTTCCACAAACTGTTTTCGTTACAGTCACAGCCTACCAAAACGGACAG gtaaCAAAACTCAAAATCAACAACAATCCATTTGCGAAAGGTTTTCGTGACAACGGTGGAAGGTCGAACAAAACGAACCGATCATCATCGGGCAGAGGATCGATTGGTTTAGTACAACCGAGCAATGAGgaagaaaatacaaaagaaCCTCATTCTGAAGAAACCAGAAATTCTCAAACTCGAAAGCGCAAAGCGAACAAGTTGGAGTATGCAATCGAGTCCGAACATAAATTAATGCACTACTCGTATCAGAGTGAAtccaacacaaacaaaacagttCCGTTGGATCGTCTAAATCCCGCTGCAGTAGTTGGGCCTACAACTGGTTACCCGTTCTATTCCTATCCACAAGCGATTCATCATACCCCAACAGCACCACATCCTCTTTTACACTACCCACCACCAATGAGAAACTTGTTTAGTGGGCAGTCGCATGAACCAACAAGTACTTTGCCGCTCAGCCGTTTCGGTATTCCTCCAACATACGAGTATCACAACTTGTATAACCCATTCCACTTTCAAATACCAAACCCTTCTACACATACGCCTTTTGTTCCTGTTTCTGGGGTGACGAGTGAAACCGAACAGAAATACGACTTCCCTTCTAAACACGACTTAGATTCTTCAACACTAACAAATACCTCGCCCACAAACGCACAGTCGATCTATTCCATGCTGCATGCCAATACCAATTGGAATAACCCTTTTAACGTTTCTAAAACAAACAGCGAATATTAA
- the LOC100183075 gene encoding claudin-7, protein MVNGGLQIGGFLLGLIGWILGIVTCALPDWRKNDLQGEVIESVIRTTGLWVRCTTQATGLWTCDDYDSFFLGLPVALQAARACVCLSIAMGFLSCICSVFGLECTNISAGNPKMKARITLVAGLLNFIGGVSVGIAVSWFAANVLQEYWNPLGAATSNTRYVYGSALFVGWISMAVSVIAGLVQCCSSWNVDDEDNGRPYTYNPSKPKASSAEYI, encoded by the exons ATGGTAAACGGTGGTCTTCAAATTGGAGGGTTTCTTTTGGGCCTTATTGGGTGGATATTGGGCATTGTTACGTGTGCCTTACCAGATTGGAGAAAGAACGACTTGcaag GTGAAGTTATTGAGTCTGTGATACGAACCACGGGCTTATGGGTAAGATGCACCACGCAGGCAACTGGCTTATGGACTTGCGATGATTATGATTCATTCTTCTTGGGTTTGCCCGTCGCTCTTCAG GCCGCTAGAGCATGCGTCTGCCTCAGTATCGCAATGGGTTTCTTGTCTTGTATTTGCTCCGTGTTCGGATTGGAATGTACTAATATTTCAGCTGGTAACCCAAAAATGAAGGCAAGAATA aCCCTTGTTGCCGGTTTGTTGAATTTTATTGGAGGTGTTTCCGTCGGAATAGCCGTGTCTTGGTTCGCTGCCAACGTTTTGCAAGAATATTGGAATCCCCTTGGAGCAGCCACCAGTAACACCAGATACGTCTACGGATCTGCACTTTTTGTTGGAtgg ATTTCTATGGCAGTCAGCGTCATCGCTGGTCTTGTACAGTGTTGTTCATCATGGAACGTCGACGACGAAGATAATGGCCGTCCTTACACTTACAACCCGTCCAAACCAAAAGCATCTTCAGctgaatatatttaa